The Microcaecilia unicolor chromosome 3, aMicUni1.1, whole genome shotgun sequence nucleotide sequence GAGGAACAGAGGAGGAAAGCAGGCTCGGGCCGCCCGCAGGAATGGGGGGCACTGGCAGGCTGGATTTTGAAGGAGATGCCGAGAGAGACTGGATTTACCTGGAGCCGGAGGTGCCGCCACCAGCCAGCAGCAGTCGGACGCAGCAGAGCATAAGGGACAGCAGCAGTGAGGAGCAGGAGGTGGCCATCATGTCACCAGCCTCCCAGATTTGGAAGAGACACCGGGACATGGACGGTGCACAGATCGGAAGCGGACCGAGGAACGGTAGTCCGCAGAGAAGGGCAGAGGCTGGAGAAGAAGCGCGTGGGGTCAATGGTGCGTACAATGCGGGGATCGGAGAAGGAAAGCGGAGGAACAATGGCCTAAAGAGTGCAGAGAGCGAAGAGGGGACGCAGGAGTGGAAGCCTGGATCAAAGCAAACCTGTATTAATTccctgcagcagcagcaagacGTGGGCTGCCAGACTGCCTCCGAGAGCACCGAGGATGCTGCCAACCCCAGCAGCCGGTTGCAAGGGGAAGAAGCAACCGTATCCTCCGGAGGAGTGGCCTGGACTCTTCGCTGTGGAGAAGGCCCGCTGCTGCCAGGGTCCCAGGAGATCCTGCCCGTCAAGAGACACGTTTATTGCACTGTGTACTGTGTCGAGAATGATCATCCGGGAGACAACTCCCTTCCCCACCGCGGAGAgcccagggccccctcccctcccccaggggaTTCCACCCGAGCCCCCCTCTCCAGCAGCAACCTACCGCCGGCGCCTCTCTCCGTATCCAGTTTGATCGAGTCCAGCCTTGTGGGGAGCCCCTACTCCGGGGACTACTACGGGCACTTGATCATGTTGACCTGCCGGGTTTGTCTAGAGGACAAGCAGATCAAGCCACTTCCATGCTGCAAGAAGGCGGTGTGCGAGGAGTGTCTGAAGAGGTACCTGAGCTCCCAGGTAAGTGCAAGGTCCTCCTGCGCACTGTAGCGCACTATTAGGGTTTAGATGCAAAATGGGAGTGGGCGCCTTTCTAGTACATCTGACCAGGGCCTGTAAAGTTGGCCCAGAGGGGGCCTTcgtggggtgggagtggggaggaggtTGGTCGCATTGTGGTTGTGGGGAAGGGGAGTTTCAGTTTAAGCTGAAAATCTAGTGGCATTTTGACCGACGAACATCGATTTCAGGCGGATTTTGGTACCAAAGCCGAAACTGAAATTCCTTCGACCTCTATTGCTCAGCATGGTCCCTGCAGCCCTTGTAACTCACCTGAAGGCATTTCCCCCCCAACAtgggctattttaccactaacttgtactACAGTTCCTATTTTATGCAGTAAGACCCAATAACTATCCAGCTTGATAACTCTACCTCCTTAGTTTctcttgcttttttgttttttttctgcactgcTTTGGCTTTGACCACTTGCAGTGTGTGTAATAGCAGTACTGCAGCAGGTTTAGGTTAGTTAAGGATGTTGTGGTTTGTGGTGCAGGTGGGTTTTGAGGCTATTGAAGGTGCTTGGGTTTGCCCTAGGTATTTCAGTATAACCGCAGGCATGCACATCCTATGCCTTGATGAGGCAACAGGATTTTCCTATTTTG carries:
- the RNF217 gene encoding LOW QUALITY PROTEIN: probable E3 ubiquitin-protein ligase RNF217 (The sequence of the model RefSeq protein was modified relative to this genomic sequence to represent the inferred CDS: inserted 2 bases in 2 codons; substituted 3 bases at 3 genomic stop codons) — protein: MGSWPPGMGDETIEVNIVAKADLLPCSRGTEEESRLGPPAGMGGTGRLDFEGDAERDWIYLEPEVPPPASSSRTQQSIRDSSSEEQEVAIMSPASQIWKRHRDMDGAQIGSGPRNGSPQRRAEAGEEARGVNGAYNAGIGEGKRRNNGLKSAESEEGTQEWKPGSKQTCINSLQQQQDVGCQTASESTEDAANPSSRLQGEEATVSSGGVAWTLRCGEGPLLPGSQEILPVKRHVYCTVYCVENDHPGDNSLPHRGEPRAPSPPPGDSTRAPLSSSNLPPAPLSVSSLIESSLVGSPYSGDYYGHLIMLTCRVCLEDKQIKPLPCCKKAVCEECLKRYLSSQVHLSQAEIKCPSTECSEPRXRTTVLYNLPHDDISVXYFMNQPXMDSSTKXCPQCKHFTTFKRKGHVXTPAKSENKFKIQCPACQFVWCFKCHSPWHEGVNCKEYRKGDKLLRHWANEVEHGQRNAQKCPKCKIHIQRTEGCDHMTCSQCNTNFCYRCGERYRQLRFFGDHTSNLSIFGCKYRYLPERPHLRRLVRGSVCAGKLLIAPLALVLGLALGAITVLIGLFVFPIYCLCKKQRKRTRTGMPW